A window of Argopecten irradians isolate NY chromosome 14, Ai_NY, whole genome shotgun sequence contains these coding sequences:
- the LOC138307616 gene encoding uncharacterized protein: MMFHIRFPRHFLTWTTLLRCMERELQQDANPLDSPETFLRTIGFPFIHALRNEIEDQFVCSPVLKSFAALDPRNLPENICDITDYGRYGKTFRVYDRQQSDTFQGRTTVSPGDLDSAEAVQLEYQAFKSHMFVESSSKTAQVSATWLKH, encoded by the exons ATGATGTTCCACATAAGGTTTCCAAGACACTTTCTCACTTGGACAACATTGTTGAGATGTATGGAGAGAGAGCTTCAGCAGGATGCAAACCCACTGGACTCCCCTGAAACATTCCTGAGAACTATTGGGTTCCCCTTCATACATGCCTTGCGCAATGAAATTGAAGACCAGTTTGTGTGCTCACCAGTTCTGAAATCCTTTGCTGCTTTGGATCCAAGAAATTTGCCAGAAAACATCTGTGATATCACAGACTATG GAAGATATGGAAAGACTTTCAGAGTTTATGACAGACAGCAGAGTGATACATTCCAAGGCCGCACTACTGTCTCACCTGGTGACCTTGACTCTGCAGAAGCAGTCCAGCTTGAGTACCAAGCTTTCAAATCCCACATGTTTGTAGAGAG TTCATCAAAAACTGCACAAGTCAGTGCTACCTGGCTGAAACATTGA